The Streptomyces cadmiisoli genome has a segment encoding these proteins:
- a CDS encoding cupin domain-containing protein, whose protein sequence is MTFKVPIPDENDPRWTRRDGILVTRDEGATKWLAGDLTTVKISAAQTNGSLGVLETTVLPGGGPIAHAHGREDEAFYVLNGDFEFLNGDQTLKAGPGDFLFIPRGNRHRFTNIGPRPANLLTFMLPGGHEGFWLDNGIDAVPGQPMPEWDPAQLGPLIEELTRHHVTLLPEGPLDDAG, encoded by the coding sequence ATGACGTTCAAGGTTCCCATCCCGGATGAGAACGACCCGCGCTGGACCCGGCGTGACGGAATCCTTGTCACGCGTGACGAGGGAGCCACCAAGTGGCTGGCCGGCGATCTGACGACGGTCAAGATCTCAGCGGCGCAGACCAACGGCTCCCTCGGAGTACTGGAGACGACGGTCCTGCCGGGAGGCGGCCCGATCGCTCACGCCCACGGCCGCGAGGACGAGGCCTTCTACGTCCTCAACGGCGACTTCGAGTTCCTCAACGGCGATCAGACGCTGAAGGCCGGCCCTGGCGACTTCCTCTTCATCCCCCGAGGAAACCGGCACCGCTTCACCAACATCGGTCCTCGACCGGCGAACTTGCTCACGTTCATGCTGCCGGGCGGACACGAGGGGTTCTGGCTGGACAACGGCATCGACGCGGTTCCGGGTCAGCCCATGCCCGAGTGGGATCCCGCCCAACTCGGACCACTGATCGAGGAACTGACCCGCCACCATGTGACGCTCCTGCCCGAGGGCCCACTGGATGACGCCGGCTGA
- a CDS encoding GNAT family N-acetyltransferase, with translation MPDPYPLRPVADGEFAVWARMIADTYGNDLSDEDLTRERAAVELDRTIAAFDGHTPVGGAAIYTRCLTVPGAVLPVAGVTWVGVAPTHRRRGILTSLMRRQLTDLHDSGGEPIAVLRPSEAAIYGRFGYGPATRQSRLRCDKRAMAFRPGTDFGDGTIELLDHDRARPVIEGVYDQVRTTSIGWPDRARRFWDSRLDDAPHSRGGATALRCAVHRDAAGDTTGYALYRIRRERDALGNDTSTVRIVELAAVTRRAYASLWRFAAGIDLVPWIEYEAAADEPLPYLLNDPRALHSTVVDRLWGRLVDVERALAGRRYSTPLDVVLNVRDEFCPWNTGHHRLQADGSRVVCERTTAPADLQLTAAELSAAYLGGTTLASLAAAGRVQELRTGALAHTTRAFRADHEPFYPGGWAFPAY, from the coding sequence GTGCCTGATCCCTATCCTCTGCGCCCCGTCGCCGACGGCGAGTTCGCCGTATGGGCCCGGATGATCGCCGATACCTACGGCAATGACCTGTCCGACGAGGACCTCACCCGTGAACGCGCCGCCGTCGAACTGGACCGGACGATCGCCGCGTTCGACGGGCACACACCCGTGGGAGGCGCGGCGATCTACACCCGCTGTCTCACCGTGCCGGGCGCCGTACTGCCGGTGGCGGGTGTCACCTGGGTCGGTGTGGCTCCCACCCACCGGCGACGCGGCATCCTCACGTCCTTGATGCGCCGGCAGCTGACCGACCTGCACGATTCTGGCGGCGAGCCGATCGCTGTTCTCCGTCCGTCCGAGGCCGCCATCTACGGCCGCTTCGGCTACGGCCCCGCCACCCGCCAGAGCCGCCTCCGGTGCGACAAGCGCGCCATGGCCTTCCGGCCCGGAACCGACTTCGGCGACGGAACCATCGAACTCTTGGACCACGACAGGGCCCGGCCTGTGATCGAAGGGGTCTACGACCAGGTCCGCACCACCTCGATAGGCTGGCCCGACCGTGCCCGGCGCTTCTGGGACAGTCGGCTCGACGACGCACCGCACTCGCGCGGCGGGGCGACAGCTCTGCGGTGCGCCGTGCATCGCGACGCGGCCGGCGACACCACCGGCTACGCGCTCTACCGGATCAGGCGCGAGCGGGATGCCCTGGGCAACGACACGAGCACGGTACGGATCGTTGAGCTGGCTGCCGTCACGCGGCGGGCGTACGCCTCGCTGTGGCGCTTTGCCGCCGGGATCGACCTGGTGCCGTGGATCGAGTACGAGGCGGCTGCGGACGAGCCACTGCCGTACCTGCTGAACGATCCCCGGGCACTCCACTCGACCGTGGTCGACCGGCTGTGGGGGCGACTGGTCGACGTCGAGCGCGCCCTGGCCGGACGCCGGTACTCCACCCCGCTGGACGTGGTCCTGAACGTCCGGGACGAATTCTGCCCCTGGAACACCGGACACCATCGGCTCCAGGCTGACGGAAGCAGGGTGGTGTGCGAACGCACGACGGCACCCGCCGATCTCCAACTCACCGCAGCCGAACTCTCGGCGGCCTACCTCGGAGGCACCACACTCGCCTCCCTCGCAGCCGCGGGCCGGGTCCAGGAACTACGGACCGGCGCGCTGGCCCACACCACCCGCGCTTTCCGCGCCGACCACGAACCCTTCTACCCCGGCGGCTGGGCTTTCCCCGCGTACTGA
- a CDS encoding tetratricopeptide repeat protein has product MSARERRSRGELIRQHAQAQFVGRRAQVSLFTENLAKDPLAEVDPAVFLFHVHGVGGVGKSTLLRRWRAAAQRAGAVTAVVDENDVHGVPQALTELARQLAEEAGPLKGFDRAAEQFRREQAAAAEPVPVESAGTPDGEASLSSRVVAQAALGAASLIPGAGVVTAMASPEAAAHGLDRLRGGGARGRQRRGADATGLCRAFVAELDRLSRQHPWVVLFFDTWEQTGRYLDQWLRDLVEDTFGPLPANVMIVLAGRDELSERDWAPLRALVEDLPLEVFTETETRALLAARGVTERGAVEAVLQLSMGLPLLVELLALARPTTADDVELGGDAVDAVVARFVQWITDPHQRETVLTCALALQLNEDVFTATAPQGGRDLWEWLCGQPFVNGHGDFKQYHAVVRASMVRHQRTHSPRRWTTTHRQLADAHAVWRADLEQHLPETKRWRDARWRRHRLSEAYHRLCAHPVAGLEAALELTAHASEVEDTAVLREWTDTCGQAARDAADPALASWADRLQTAADDNDPALAALTALLTHDRLTPTTQAWARTYRGRRLFLAERDEEALSELNRAITIDPRNHRAFAYRGRLHSWHDRNDQAVADLTTAIGLDPAYAFALAQRGTANRQAGRYDDAVTDLTAALDLDPTYDWALAQRGTAHRQASRYDEAVADFTAALDLNPAHDWALAQRGEVHRLAGRYDDAVRDLTAAVDVDPAHDWALAQRGEAHRQAGRYDDAVTDFTAAFELDPAYAWALGQRGIAHRQAGRYDDAVTDFTATLALSPEPDWTLAQRGEAHQLAGRYAEAVSDFTAALDLNPAHLLAFAARGEAHRSAGHYDDAVTDFTAALDLDPTLDWVLAQRGIAHEQAGRYDDAVTDFTTALDLNPTYTLALAQRGETHRRAGRCDDAIADLTSALDLDPTLAPALAARGEAHRQAGRYDDAITDATSALALDPTLAMALQVRGEAHRSAGSYDDAVTDLTSALDLDPTLASALAERGAAHRQAGRYDDAVTDLTAALNLDSTYTWAATERGVAHRQAGRHRRAQEDFERAAAADGRDPGLRFERLMLETVMSGLATCSPQWTRLLTTPTETRKGDATRFFSLFRVMLLEPDRGAAAATEAFLATSPDHDAVTDVLHYLAELTTGDGELADRARRCRQLVAEYVAE; this is encoded by the coding sequence ATGTCGGCACGTGAACGCCGGTCACGCGGTGAGCTGATCCGGCAACACGCCCAGGCGCAGTTCGTGGGCAGGCGCGCGCAGGTTTCGCTGTTCACGGAGAACTTGGCGAAGGATCCGTTGGCGGAAGTGGATCCGGCGGTGTTCCTGTTCCACGTCCACGGGGTGGGCGGGGTGGGGAAGTCCACGCTGCTGCGCCGGTGGCGGGCTGCGGCGCAACGCGCGGGTGCGGTCACCGCGGTGGTCGATGAGAACGACGTACATGGCGTGCCCCAGGCTTTGACGGAGCTGGCCCGGCAGTTGGCCGAGGAGGCCGGACCGCTGAAGGGGTTCGACCGGGCCGCGGAACAGTTCCGCCGGGAGCAGGCCGCGGCCGCCGAGCCCGTCCCCGTCGAGAGCGCTGGTACGCCGGACGGCGAGGCGTCGCTGTCGAGCCGCGTGGTGGCGCAGGCTGCCCTGGGAGCGGCGTCGCTCATTCCCGGTGCCGGGGTGGTGACGGCGATGGCGAGTCCGGAAGCGGCGGCACACGGGCTGGACCGTCTGCGGGGCGGCGGGGCCCGCGGGCGTCAAAGGCGCGGGGCTGACGCGACGGGCCTGTGCCGGGCGTTCGTCGCTGAGCTGGACCGGCTGAGCAGGCAGCACCCGTGGGTGGTGCTGTTCTTCGACACATGGGAGCAGACCGGACGCTATCTGGACCAGTGGCTGCGGGATCTGGTCGAGGACACCTTCGGGCCGCTGCCCGCGAATGTGATGATCGTGCTCGCCGGCCGTGACGAGCTGTCGGAGCGGGACTGGGCGCCGCTGAGGGCGCTGGTGGAGGACCTGCCGCTGGAGGTGTTCACCGAGACTGAGACGCGGGCGCTGCTGGCCGCGCGCGGGGTGACCGAGCGGGGCGCGGTGGAAGCCGTGCTGCAGCTGTCCATGGGGCTGCCGCTGCTGGTGGAACTGTTGGCGCTTGCCCGTCCCACGACCGCCGACGACGTCGAGCTCGGCGGGGACGCCGTGGACGCGGTGGTCGCGCGATTCGTGCAGTGGATCACCGACCCCCATCAGCGGGAGACGGTGCTGACATGCGCGCTGGCGCTTCAGCTGAACGAGGACGTGTTCACCGCGACCGCTCCCCAGGGGGGTCGGGATCTGTGGGAGTGGCTGTGCGGTCAGCCCTTCGTCAACGGCCACGGCGATTTCAAGCAGTACCACGCCGTCGTACGCGCCAGCATGGTGCGCCACCAGCGCACACATTCCCCCAGGCGCTGGACCACCACGCACCGTCAGCTCGCCGATGCTCACGCGGTCTGGCGAGCCGACCTCGAACAGCACCTTCCCGAGACGAAGCGGTGGCGCGATGCACGGTGGCGCCGGCATCGTCTGAGCGAGGCCTACCATCGCCTCTGCGCACACCCGGTTGCCGGTCTCGAAGCAGCACTGGAGCTGACCGCTCACGCCTCCGAAGTGGAGGACACAGCGGTCCTGAGGGAGTGGACGGACACCTGCGGGCAGGCGGCCCGCGACGCTGCCGATCCTGCGCTTGCGTCGTGGGCCGACCGCCTTCAAACCGCCGCCGACGACAACGACCCCGCACTCGCCGCCCTCACCGCTCTGCTGACCCACGACCGCCTGACCCCCACCACTCAGGCATGGGCGCGCACCTACCGCGGCCGGCGTCTCTTCCTCGCCGAACGGGACGAGGAAGCCCTCAGCGAACTCAACCGCGCCATCACGATCGACCCTCGAAACCATCGCGCCTTCGCCTATCGCGGCAGACTCCACTCCTGGCACGACCGCAACGACCAGGCCGTCGCCGACCTCACCACAGCCATCGGCCTCGACCCGGCCTACGCCTTCGCCCTCGCCCAACGAGGCACCGCAAACCGGCAGGCGGGCCGGTACGACGATGCCGTCACCGACTTAACGGCAGCTCTGGACCTCGATCCCACGTACGACTGGGCTCTTGCCCAGCGCGGCACTGCACACCGGCAGGCGAGCCGCTACGACGAAGCCGTCGCCGACTTCACCGCCGCACTCGACCTCAACCCCGCGCACGACTGGGCCCTCGCCCAACGAGGTGAAGTCCACCGGCTGGCCGGGCGCTACGACGATGCCGTCAGGGACCTCACCGCCGCTGTCGACGTCGACCCCGCGCACGACTGGGCCCTCGCCCAACGAGGGGAAGCCCACCGGCAGGCGGGCCGCTACGACGACGCCGTCACCGACTTCACCGCCGCATTCGAACTCGACCCCGCCTACGCCTGGGCCCTCGGCCAGCGGGGCATCGCCCACCGGCAAGCCGGCCGGTACGACGATGCCGTCACGGACTTCACCGCCACACTCGCGCTCAGCCCCGAACCCGACTGGACCCTCGCCCAACGAGGAGAAGCCCACCAGCTGGCCGGACGCTACGCCGAAGCCGTCTCCGACTTCACCGCCGCACTCGACCTGAATCCCGCACATCTCTTGGCCTTCGCGGCCCGAGGGGAAGCCCACCGCTCGGCGGGGCACTACGACGATGCCGTCACGGACTTCACCGCCGCCCTCGACCTCGACCCCACCCTCGACTGGGTCCTCGCCCAACGGGGCATCGCTCACGAGCAAGCGGGCCGCTACGACGACGCCGTCACCGACTTCACCACCGCACTCGACCTCAACCCCACCTACACCTTGGCCCTCGCCCAGCGCGGGGAGACCCACCGGCGAGCCGGCCGCTGCGACGACGCCATCGCCGACCTCACCTCCGCACTCGACCTCGACCCCACTCTGGCCCCGGCCCTCGCCGCCCGAGGGGAAGCCCACCGACAAGCGGGCCGCTACGACGACGCCATCACCGATGCGACCTCCGCACTCGCGCTCGATCCCACCCTGGCCATGGCTCTGCAGGTCCGAGGGGAGGCCCACCGGTCGGCGGGGTCCTACGACGACGCCGTCACCGACCTCACCTCCGCACTCGACCTCGACCCCACCCTCGCGTCGGCCCTCGCCGAACGCGGCGCCGCCCACCGGCAAGCGGGCCGCTACGACGACGCCGTCACGGACCTCACGGCGGCCCTCAACCTCGACTCGACCTACACCTGGGCTGCCACCGAGCGCGGCGTCGCCCACCGGCAGGCAGGGCGCCATCGGCGCGCGCAAGAGGACTTCGAACGGGCTGCGGCAGCCGATGGCCGTGATCCTGGCCTGCGTTTCGAGAGGCTGATGCTGGAGACGGTGATGTCAGGCCTCGCGACATGCTCCCCGCAGTGGACGCGGTTGCTCACCACTCCGACAGAGACACGGAAGGGAGACGCAACCCGGTTCTTCAGCCTGTTCCGGGTCATGCTCCTGGAACCTGACCGCGGCGCGGCCGCGGCAACCGAGGCTTTCCTCGCGACCAGTCCAGACCACGACGCGGTCACCGACGTGCTCCACTACCTGGCTGAACTCACCACAGGGGACGGAGAATTGGCGGACCGCGCCCGACGGTGCCGACAGCTCGTCGCGGAGTACGTCGCCGAGTGA
- a CDS encoding YczE/YyaS/YitT family protein gives MAPPAPPAQTSTSARHDQPLVTHMNAFAQLRAGRKARRIPQLLIGLVGYGVAVMTLVESGLGAASWNVLTEGTAKVLGISFGWTTNLISLLVLLAWIPLRELPGLGTLLNVAIVGFAADATATVLPHPHGTLTEIGYLVLGLVALPFFDALYLGAQFGAGPRDGIMTGLVRRTRLPIAVVRTGIEIVVAGIGWLLGGTVGVGTVLIALCMGPLVGYFLPRVVVRLPAVAADERHDR, from the coding sequence ATGGCACCTCCCGCTCCCCCCGCGCAGACCTCCACCTCGGCTCGTCACGACCAGCCCCTGGTGACCCATATGAACGCGTTCGCCCAACTTCGGGCGGGCCGAAAGGCGCGTCGTATCCCCCAGCTGTTGATCGGCCTGGTGGGGTACGGGGTCGCCGTGATGACGCTGGTCGAGTCCGGGCTGGGGGCGGCCAGCTGGAACGTGCTCACGGAGGGCACCGCGAAGGTTCTCGGCATCTCGTTCGGCTGGACGACAAACCTGATCTCCCTGCTCGTGCTCCTCGCATGGATTCCCCTGCGGGAACTGCCCGGCCTCGGCACACTCCTCAACGTCGCCATCGTCGGCTTCGCCGCGGATGCCACCGCCACCGTGCTCCCCCACCCCCACGGGACACTCACCGAGATCGGATACCTCGTACTCGGCCTCGTCGCACTGCCCTTCTTCGACGCGCTCTACCTCGGCGCGCAGTTCGGAGCAGGCCCCCGCGACGGCATCATGACCGGACTTGTCCGGCGCACCCGCCTGCCCATTGCGGTGGTACGCACCGGCATCGAGATCGTCGTCGCCGGCATCGGCTGGCTCCTGGGTGGAACCGTCGGTGTCGGAACGGTGCTCATCGCACTGTGCATGGGGCCACTCGTCGGCTACTTCCTGCCACGCGTCGTGGTTCGCCTCCCCGCTGTTGCCGCAGACGAACGGCACGACCGATGA
- a CDS encoding transcriptional regulator, whose protein sequence is MAVERAGDEGLERGRTTSVSASVLDAVARALQLDDTERNHLFALANPTQRRPHDRATQRARPGLLRALENIADVPALLLGHRLDVLAANHLARAFYRDFEGLPAGERNMARYMFLDAAARDLYVDWPETARENVGMLHLYASHHPRDPRLAQLIGELSAGDRDFRRWWAEHDVYQPKHGSKRYHHPLVGDLTLGFEAFTPVGDSDQTLGLYTVEPGSPSESALRMLGNWTAADTHVQPEEAAEHGH, encoded by the coding sequence GTGGCGGTCGAGCGCGCCGGCGACGAAGGCTTGGAACGCGGACGGACGACGAGCGTCTCCGCCTCCGTCCTGGACGCCGTCGCTCGCGCACTGCAACTCGACGACACCGAGCGTAACCATTTGTTCGCCCTGGCCAACCCGACACAGCGGCGCCCGCATGACAGGGCGACCCAGCGTGCCCGCCCCGGGCTGCTACGGGCGCTGGAGAACATCGCCGACGTTCCGGCTCTGCTCCTGGGCCACCGTCTGGACGTCCTGGCCGCCAATCACCTGGCCCGCGCCTTCTACCGTGATTTCGAGGGCCTCCCGGCGGGCGAGCGGAACATGGCCCGCTACATGTTCCTCGACGCCGCTGCCCGCGATCTCTACGTCGACTGGCCAGAGACCGCCCGCGAAAACGTCGGCATGCTCCACCTGTACGCCAGCCATCATCCGCGCGATCCCCGGCTGGCGCAGCTGATCGGCGAACTGTCCGCCGGCGACCGGGACTTTCGCCGCTGGTGGGCGGAGCACGACGTCTACCAGCCCAAACACGGCTCCAAGCGCTACCACCACCCCCTCGTCGGGGACCTCACCCTCGGGTTTGAGGCCTTCACACCCGTGGGCGACTCCGACCAGACCCTCGGGCTCTACACCGTCGAACCCGGATCACCGTCGGAAAGCGCCCTGCGCATGCTCGGCAACTGGACCGCCGCCGACACACACGTACAGCCCGAAGAGGCCGCCGAACACGGGCACTGA
- a CDS encoding SDR family oxidoreductase has product MVTLGVVELQCASDGVQDGGGDARRPSAFQAFVAGALDRHGRVDVLVNNAGVMPLSLMEELRVDEWDQMIDVNLRGVLYGIAAVLPSMRERRCGHIVNVASTAAHRVDPTGVVYCATKYAVRAVSDGLRQETADLRVTVVSPGLTKTELTHSGGNPEPQNAIRAALAAVGIDASAIAQAIGYAVAQPADVNVNEVIVQGTAQL; this is encoded by the coding sequence ATGGTTACGCTCGGTGTCGTCGAGTTGCAGTGCGCGAGCGACGGCGTCCAGGACGGAGGCGGAGACGCTCGTCGTCCGTCCGCGTTCCAAGCCTTCGTCGCCGGCGCGCTCGACCGCCACGGGCGCGTGGACGTCCTGGTCAACAACGCCGGCGTGATGCCGCTCTCCCTCATGGAGGAGCTGCGCGTCGACGAATGGGACCAGATGATCGACGTGAACCTGCGCGGGGTGCTGTACGGCATCGCGGCGGTCCTGCCCTCCATGCGCGAGCGCCGGTGCGGGCACATCGTCAACGTCGCTTCCACCGCGGCCCACCGCGTGGACCCGACGGGAGTCGTGTACTGCGCGACGAAGTACGCCGTACGCGCCGTGTCCGACGGCTTGCGCCAGGAGACCGCCGACCTCCGCGTCACCGTCGTCAGCCCCGGCCTCACCAAGACCGAGCTGACCCACTCCGGCGGCAACCCCGAGCCGCAGAACGCGATACGGGCTGCGCTCGCAGCAGTCGGTATCGACGCTTCGGCCATCGCACAGGCCATCGGCTACGCCGTCGCCCAGCCGGCCGACGTCAACGTCAACGAGGTCATCGTCCAGGGCACGGCGCAGCTCTGA
- a CDS encoding PLP-dependent aminotransferase family protein — MKVASHAVARMLGTWQEGPGPAHQRLSDRLRLLVLDGRLSLGSAMPSERDLAVALSTSRTTVGAAYRTLVEHGYLATRARARATVRLPDDTPPERRAGTDPATIDLSFAAPPAPVEILHAAFAAALEQLPRHFERHGYDRSGTAELREAVAHWYERRGLPTPPDHILITNGAQHALALLARTLVSPRDKVLIDHPTYPHAISTFTAARARLLPVAVAPSGWDTAQLQAAGRIASLAYLIPDFHNPTGLCMPASVRQSLRLACPTVIDETMTDLALDTASPEPFAMHMPTAISIGSVSKSIWGGLRIGWIRATPSLLERVQQTRYATDLGTPVVEQLATAVLLNEGRTQRPGALQQLRSQRDTLRQALTEHLPHVHAPQPAGGLTLWATFPQPISSRLAAIAPDHGVSIAAGPRFGIGGAFERNIRLPYTLPPSQLTQAIRGLAQAEQALTRGATGAHGPAPVA, encoded by the coding sequence GTGAAAGTTGCTTCGCACGCGGTGGCGCGCATGTTGGGGACCTGGCAGGAAGGGCCTGGCCCGGCGCATCAACGCCTCTCAGACAGGCTGCGGCTGCTGGTACTGGACGGACGTCTCTCCCTCGGCTCGGCCATGCCGAGCGAGCGCGACCTGGCGGTCGCACTCTCCACCAGCAGAACCACTGTCGGCGCCGCGTACCGCACGCTGGTCGAGCACGGATACCTCGCCACCCGGGCGCGCGCCAGGGCGACCGTACGGCTCCCCGACGACACACCACCCGAGCGCCGGGCCGGCACGGACCCGGCGACCATCGACCTGTCCTTCGCCGCGCCACCCGCGCCTGTCGAAATCCTTCACGCCGCGTTCGCGGCCGCTCTCGAACAGCTACCACGACACTTCGAGCGGCACGGCTACGACCGAAGCGGCACCGCCGAGCTGCGCGAAGCTGTGGCCCACTGGTACGAACGGCGCGGGCTGCCCACGCCGCCCGATCACATCCTGATCACCAACGGCGCGCAGCACGCGCTCGCCCTTCTGGCGCGCACACTCGTGTCGCCGCGCGACAAGGTCCTGATCGACCATCCGACCTACCCGCACGCGATCAGCACGTTCACCGCGGCGCGGGCTCGACTTCTCCCCGTCGCCGTGGCGCCTTCAGGCTGGGACACCGCGCAACTCCAAGCAGCAGGCCGAATCGCGAGTCTCGCCTACCTGATACCCGACTTTCACAATCCGACAGGGCTGTGCATGCCCGCGAGCGTCCGCCAAAGCCTCAGACTCGCGTGTCCCACGGTCATCGACGAAACCATGACCGACCTGGCCCTGGACACAGCGAGCCCGGAACCCTTCGCGATGCACATGCCGACCGCCATCAGCATCGGCTCGGTTTCCAAAAGCATCTGGGGCGGCCTGCGCATCGGCTGGATCCGCGCAACACCCTCTCTCCTGGAACGCGTCCAACAGACCCGCTACGCCACGGATCTCGGCACCCCTGTCGTCGAACAGCTCGCCACAGCCGTCCTCCTGAACGAAGGCCGGACACAGCGGCCCGGCGCACTCCAGCAACTGAGGTCGCAACGCGACACCCTGCGCCAGGCACTCACGGAGCACCTGCCCCACGTCCACGCTCCGCAACCCGCGGGCGGCCTGACACTCTGGGCGACATTCCCCCAACCCATCAGCTCACGGCTGGCCGCGATCGCACCCGACCACGGAGTGTCCATCGCAGCCGGACCACGCTTCGGGATCGGTGGCGCGTTCGAACGCAACATCCGACTGCCGTACACGCTCCCTCCGAGTCAGCTGACCCAGGCGATCCGCGGACTCGCACAGGCGGAACAGGCACTCACCCGAGGCGCCACCGGGGCCCATGGCCCGGCACCCGTCGCATGA
- a CDS encoding nuclear transport factor 2 family protein, giving the protein MAAVREAFQRWEAGGSFYDILSDDAVWTITGTSPIAGTYTGRQQFLDEVIAPLSDRLSVFVKPTVRGLWVDGDTVFAEWDGHGVAKDGQPYDMTYSWILHMKDGRVTRAVAFLDDNVVTDLWERVPAGR; this is encoded by the coding sequence TTGGCCGCGGTCCGGGAAGCGTTCCAGCGCTGGGAAGCCGGGGGCAGCTTCTACGACATACTCAGCGATGACGCGGTGTGGACGATCACCGGTACCAGCCCGATCGCCGGCACGTACACCGGGCGCCAGCAGTTCCTGGACGAGGTGATCGCCCCGCTGAGTGACCGGTTGTCCGTCTTCGTGAAACCGACGGTTCGGGGACTGTGGGTCGACGGCGACACCGTTTTCGCGGAGTGGGACGGGCACGGTGTCGCCAAGGACGGACAGCCCTACGACATGACGTATTCATGGATTTTGCACATGAAGGACGGCCGGGTGACACGCGCCGTGGCCTTCCTCGACGACAACGTCGTGACGGATCTGTGGGAGCGGGTGCCGGCCGGCAGATGA
- a CDS encoding metal-dependent hydrolase family protein produces MNSFAIHAGSMFDGFSLSGPATVHVSGDRIVRVDRTGALPADGRQVVDLGPSACLLPGLIDTHVHLAFDAGPQPVTSLTSASDSDLLAHMRAAARSALMAGITTVRDLGDREYLSLTLVDEFAGNPELGPEILPAGPPLTTPGGHCHFLGGEVEGVDALRAAVRERHARGCAVIKIMASGGNMTPGSVPPHMSQYGLDDLRAVVDEAHRLGLPVAAHAHGTQAIREAVEAGVDSLEHVTFLSADGVAADSELIEIIVRKGTFVSLTLGLEPGEAVQPPKALAKHVEAILDTYGNLHKLGANVVIGSDAGIGPVKPHNVLPHGVADLARLGVAPLDALKSMTSLAARLCRMDGRKGRIAAGADADILVVNGDLEHDPAAVLDVQAVFRAGVRVR; encoded by the coding sequence ATGAACTCCTTTGCCATACACGCCGGTTCGATGTTCGACGGGTTCAGCCTGTCGGGGCCCGCCACCGTGCACGTCTCGGGTGACCGCATCGTGCGGGTGGACCGCACCGGCGCGCTGCCCGCCGACGGCCGCCAGGTCGTCGATCTCGGTCCTTCGGCATGTCTGCTGCCCGGCCTCATCGACACCCATGTCCACCTCGCCTTCGACGCCGGTCCTCAGCCCGTCACCTCGTTGACCTCTGCCTCGGACAGCGATCTGCTGGCGCACATGAGGGCCGCGGCCCGGTCCGCTCTGATGGCGGGCATCACGACCGTGCGCGATCTCGGCGACCGCGAGTACCTGTCGTTGACCCTCGTGGACGAGTTCGCCGGGAACCCGGAGCTGGGTCCGGAGATTCTCCCCGCGGGCCCTCCGCTGACCACACCGGGCGGCCACTGCCACTTCCTCGGCGGCGAGGTCGAAGGCGTCGACGCGCTCCGGGCGGCCGTTCGCGAGCGTCACGCCCGTGGCTGCGCCGTCATCAAGATCATGGCCAGCGGCGGCAACATGACGCCCGGGTCTGTGCCGCCGCACATGTCCCAGTACGGCCTGGACGACCTGCGTGCCGTGGTGGACGAGGCACACCGCCTCGGGTTGCCGGTCGCCGCGCACGCCCATGGCACCCAAGCCATCAGGGAGGCGGTCGAGGCGGGCGTCGACAGCCTGGAGCACGTCACCTTCCTCAGCGCCGATGGCGTCGCCGCCGACTCGGAACTCATCGAGATCATCGTGAGGAAGGGAACCTTCGTCAGTCTGACCCTCGGGCTGGAACCCGGCGAAGCCGTGCAACCGCCCAAGGCCCTGGCCAAACATGTCGAGGCCATCCTGGACACCTACGGCAACCTGCACAAACTCGGTGCCAATGTTGTCATCGGCTCCGATGCCGGTATCGGGCCCGTCAAGCCCCACAACGTGCTTCCCCACGGCGTGGCCGACCTGGCCCGGCTGGGCGTGGCGCCGCTGGACGCGCTGAAGTCCATGACCAGTCTGGCAGCCCGTCTGTGCCGCATGGACGGCCGCAAGGGCCGGATCGCCGCCGGCGCCGACGCCGACATCCTGGTCGTCAACGGCGACCTGGAGCACGACCCCGCGGCCGTCCTGGACGTGCAGGCGGTCTTCCGCGCGGGTGTCCGCGTGCGCTGA